AACAAAAGGAAATAAGAAAACCCAGCAGGTAACAATGTATAAAAATAATAGCCGACACAGTAGTAAATTCAAGAGTTGTAGCCCGCTTCAACTTTCTTGTGCCTTGACAGGAAAGTGCCACGCAGTCGGCTAATATTCTTATACAAATCGTTGTGCTTCATAAGAAATGAGACGAATAATATTCATATTAATAATTGTCACTTTGATTTTAAATTCTTGTGTGGATAATAATCATGTAAAATATAAAGCTTTACAAATAAGATTTTATCCGAGTTTCATGACTAATTCAACATTTAATCTTGACCTGAACAAATGGGAATGTGAATTCATTATAGATAAAGGTGTAATCTTATTAGACAAGAATGAAATAATTGAAATTGATGAAACCAAAAAATATTGGATAGAAATAGAGCCAAATGAAAGACAAGATTTATATAATCTAACAGATAAAATTACTCAACTTGATGACTTGGATGGTATTGGGAGAGATGGGTTGACTGTTTTTTTCGATATTATAACAAATATGAATGATACAATTACAAAAACGGCTTGGTCACCAAAAGAAGGAACAGTTGAATATGATTTGATGACAAAAGTTCAATATATTTCATATGAGATTCATGAACAAGAACTGTATATATACTTTAATGAATTAGAAAAATATAAACGAAGCACAACAAACAACTAAAAAATCATGCGGTAGTCGTAAATTGAAAACAAGAGCAAGAAATTGGCTCCGCAAAAATTTTAATTTATAATAACAAAAGATAAGGCAAAATTTTGGCTAAATTGCAAACTGAAAAGTTATCAGAAAATATGCCGCACGCTTTTTAGTCAACCGTTCAGCAAGCCATAACAAATAAAATAATGACAGATGTTAAATTAGCATATTACAAACAAAAAGATTGGAAAAGGTTTATCAGTTTGATTGATGACAGAGAAAGCATGCATGATAGTTGGGAAGAGTGGTATAATGCCTTTCTGAAAACTAAACAAGGATTGATAAATCAAGGATTAAGGGTTTTTGATATTGAGGTTGATTTAGATAAGCTAACAGAATATTGTAAAATTCACAAGATAAAAAATAACGGGAAAGCACGCTCTCAATTTGTACAATCACAATAAAAACACATGAAAAACATAGATGACATAAGCGAACTCAAGCAATTTGAAAATCTTGAACTTCTTGCAAAGTTGGTAGTTGAGGGTTTTATTACCGGCTTACATAAAAGTCCGTTTCACGGATTTTCTGTTGAATTTGCTGAACATCGATTGTATAATACCGGAGAGTCAATTAAGAATATTGACTGGAAACTGTACGGCAAAACAGATAAAATGTTTGTAAAACGTTATGAAGAAGAAACCAACCTACGCAGCCGCATTATTATTGATACCTCTTCTTCCATGTTATTCCCTTATAAAGAAAAGCACAGGCAAACTAAACTTATGTTTTCTGTGTATTGTGCGGCATCATTAATTCATCTTTTAAGAAAGCAAAGAGATGCTGTAGGTTTAACCCTCTTTTCCGATGAACTTGAGTTACATACGCAAACAAAAATGTCTTCTGTTCATTCAAGGTTGTTATACGGAAAATTAAATCAATTAGCCTTTGGAGACATTCCTTTAAATAAAAAAAGTAAGCCGGCGGAACTGCTTCATTTAATTTCGGACAAAATACATAAACGCTCCCTTGTAATTATCTTTAGTGACATGTTCAGTTCCGAAGATCCGGAAAAACTGTTTTCGGCCTTGCAACACCTCAAACACAGCAAACATGAGGTAATTCTTTTTCATGTAACAGATAAAGATCATGAAGCTGAATTTAAATATCATAACCGTCCGTATAAATTCATTGATATGGAAACAGGCGAAACCGTAAAACTCAATCCGAATGAAGTAAGGGATTATTACAAAAATTCATCCGGACAGTTTTATAATAATCTGAAATTAAAATGCGGACAATATAAAATTGATTTCATTCAAGCCGATGTTAAATCCGATTTTAAGGAAATACTTGTTCCTTATTTGATTAAGAGGAGTAAGTTACATTAGAAGGTTTAAGACAACATTTTTATTTTCTGTTTATTGATTTTTAATTTTCGTGCAGATACAGATTACCAATACCAATCTTCAAAATCTTGTTCAAATACTGTTGCTTGTTCATTTGTCAGACAGCTTTTTTGAGTATCGACAACTATAATGTCAATTGCATCAGTCGGATGATTTTTTGCTTTTTGTATGTATTCTATATCCGCCACTTATAACACGTTCAATTTTTTGCTTACTTTTTTGAAAATCCTGAAAAAAATCTTGAAAATCAGTCAAGAGTAATGCTTTTTCGGCAATCTTCAATATATTTTCCTTAACATAAGCATATAAATCGTCATATTGCTACTGATCTTTTATAGCTTTCCCGTATTTATATTTGGAATTTTTGTCTGATGCATCAAATTTATCGCTATTGGATTCATTTACTATAAAGCTTTGATTATCTGCTTCTTTAATGATTTCAGATTTATAATAAACATTGTTTTTATCTTTAGAATAATATTTTTTCAACAGAGGTTTAAAGCTCTCGGAATCAATATTCTCAATAATATATAGTTGAGTTGTGTCTTTTATTTGTTCACGTTCGCAGTTGCTTTTTTGAATATCGAATAAGTAAGCATTTTTTTTGTCTTTATAAAATCGATAAGAATAATACCCGTATTTTTTTGATAATTCTATACTAATAAAACTTTTACTGTCTGCATTATTTATTTTTCGCAATGGGAAATAAGTTCTGTAAACATTAAATTTATCTGCCACAAATAATTCATCAATTACTTTTAGGCTTGCGATGTCTTCTGCTCCTTGAATTAACTTTTCGTGATAAAATAAATTGCTGTCATCTTTTGCGAAATGTAAACCTATTTGCTCGAAAGTATTAGTATTTGCTTTTGAAATTATGTGTTGGTTACAGTATGCTCTATTTTTATCTTTTGAGAACATATAACCAATGTATTCAAATGTTTTGGGGTCGGCATTTTCAATTCTTATGTTTTTAAAATAAACATTTTTATTATCCCTGCCCCAAAGGGAACAAGTAAAACAGTCTTCAAGAGTAGCTTCATGGGCAATAAGTTTGAAGGTTTCGGGATTGGCTTCTTGTAATTTTTTGCGAATTGTTCTTCCTGTTTCGGTTTGATATTCGTAAACGACCTTGCCTCTGTGCAATTTATAACATTTTCCGTAATTTTTCATGGTTTTATGTTCTTGTACTACACATGACGAAAAAACTACAAAGTATATAAAA
Above is a genomic segment from Bacteroidales bacterium containing:
- a CDS encoding DUF58 domain-containing protein; protein product: MKNIDDISELKQFENLELLAKLVVEGFITGLHKSPFHGFSVEFAEHRLYNTGESIKNIDWKLYGKTDKMFVKRYEEETNLRSRIIIDTSSSMLFPYKEKHRQTKLMFSVYCAASLIHLLRKQRDAVGLTLFSDELELHTQTKMSSVHSRLLYGKLNQLAFGDIPLNKKSKPAELLHLISDKIHKRSLVIIFSDMFSSEDPEKLFSALQHLKHSKHEVILFHVTDKDHEAEFKYHNRPYKFIDMETGETVKLNPNEVRDYYKNSSGQFYNNLKLKCGQYKIDFIQADVKSDFKEILVPYLIKRSKLH
- a CDS encoding DKNYY domain-containing protein, giving the protein MRKQLLHITVFIYFVVFSSCVVQEHKTMKNYGKCYKLHRGKVVYEYQTETGRTIRKKLQEANPETFKLIAHEATLEDCFTCSLWGRDNKNVYFKNIRIENADPKTFEYIGYMFSKDKNRAYCNQHIISKANTNTFEQIGLHFAKDDSNLFYHEKLIQGAEDIASLKVIDELFVADKFNVYRTYFPLRKINNADSKSFISIELSKKYGYYSYRFYKDKKNAYLFDIQKSNCEREQIKDTTQLYIIENIDSESFKPLLKKYYSKDKNNVYYKSEIIKEADNQSFIVNESNSDKFDASDKNSKYKYGKAIKDQ